In the genome of Oligoflexus sp., the window TCACATTTTCGCTGACAGATTCGCCCATAAGATCCTTTACTTTCTTCATGAAATCATCCGTACTCTGCCACTTGCTAATAAATATGTAGTGATAGTGTTCCTGCGTTTCAAATTTTTGTTCTTCCAGATCCGTGCTGCTGATCATGGCCAAAGGTCGATCGATTTGCTGCGATTTCAGGAATTGGATAACTTCCTCGCCCGTGCCATCCATAAGGTCATAGTCGATCAAATAGCCATCGTAGTCGCTCAGAGCGCTGTGTTTGAGCTTCTGAAGGCTGCCGATGCACTGAACGGTAAAACCAAAGGCCTCGGATGCCTGGGCCGCTATACGCGCGAATACGGGATCATCGTCGATAAGAAGAAGGCGTTGCATAATGACTCCTCTATTGTCAAAAGTTCAGTGTTCCCACTCTTCAAGGTACTGTTCGAGGGCACTTTCCGCGATTTTGAACTCGTTCCGTATCTGATCGAGCGCATGGGTATCAATCCGCATTTTGTTTTCCAGAGATGTTTGTTCCCAATGCAGCAGAATCTGAGACAGTCGGAGCGCTCCGATGTTATGCGACATCCCCAGCATTTTATGCACGAAATGATTGACCTGTTCGGGGTTTTGCGTTTCCAGGCCTTCAATAAGCTTGGCGATGTATTCAGGAAAGTTCTTCTCAAAAACCTGGAACAGCCGTGGAAGCATTCGATCTTTCGACATCCTCGCATCCATTTCCCTATATTGAGCCAGCAAATCTTCATTCAGAATACTCTGACTGCCTGGATCCACAGGTTCGTCTTTCTCGTCGTTTGCATTCATCATACCTGCAACCTCTCTATGGAATTTCACTCAAATCAGGGCTTGACCCTGTCTTGGACTCTTCGATTTCCGACGCGTATTTCTCAAATGAAAAAGGCTTCCTTTTCAGACAGCTTTCGAAAGCTTTCGCAGCAAATTATTTCATGCAAGGACGCGCGTTGCGCGATCGCGAAGAATGAAGCATTTTTTCCAATTACTTGCTGATCATGGTTCACAAAATTCCAAGCCCTTTTCATGAGCTTATCGAGCATCAGAAAATCAATGCAGAGGAGCCGTGAATTCGAAGCGCGCATTTTGCGATAGGATTTATGATCGGTGGGAGCCGATTGCTTAGAGCACATATCAGAAGTGAAAGGAAACGACGTATGAAGCCATTGGAAAAGGCGGCGGCAGGCAAGGCGCTCCAGCAGAAAAGCGACCGGGCAAGGATCGTTCTTATCGATGATGATCCCGTTTATGGTGCTGTCATAAGACGATGGGCGGAGCTGGAGAAAGTCAATCTTGATGTTTACAATTCCCTGGATGACCTTGGATTTCTAGGTCTTCTGTCCAAGTATGATGTCGTGATCGTCGATTACGATTTGGGGGAACTTAATGGCAAGGACGTCGCTGATTATATGGCGACTCTTTTCAATAATAAACCGATGGTGATGATCAGTCTTGTCGATCGCAGCACGGAGATCATGAATTGCCCGTCCTGCGTCAAGGCCTTTATGAAGAAGTCAGCGGGTTACGAAAAGATTCTCAATACGGCCTTGAAGCTGGGCTTGGATAAAAAGTCCGCGTACTGAGGATACTATTCGATCAAGACAGGGCATTCATCGCCTGTGCAGTCGGCATCGGGCTCAAGGCGTCTCGTTTCTGCCGGACGCTCGTTTTTTTCAGGAGCCGCCGCTTCTTTTTCATTCGGGATGGCCGTGTCAGCTATCGTGCTCACGTTTTTCGTTTCGATCAATTCCACGTCCGTGGACTCCACCTGCGAAGTCACAGCCACAGTTTCCGAGTAACTCTCCACACGCAGAACATAGGTCTGGCCCCCACGCGCCAGCGTCACCTGCTGAGGACCAAGGTCCCGCAATTCAAGATCGGCGTCCGTAAGGCGGTCCCCCTTGTGCAAAATGCGCGTCTTGCCGGAAGCTCTGTCATGCAGAACGGCTACGGACTGTCCTTTGGCCTGCGTCCCTTCCACATGGATCACGCCGACCAGCGTCAAATTCTTGACAAAGGGATCGCTGAGAGGGGACGCTTGCAGTCCCGACGCCAACGAAAAACCGAGCAGAATGTACCAAAATCCAGTCATATCCCTCTCCCTGGGAGTATCCGGCCCTGAAAACTCTTCGGTGCTGAGTGCAAAATCTTGACTGGAAACGGCGTGCCGACCATGATGGAAACTTGGAAAAAAGTTCGGGAGGATCCCTTCGATGAATCCGCAGGATCGAACCATTCGGCATTATTTTTTGGGTCTTCTGGCCTTCTACTGCCTGATCGGCTTCTATGGGACGCTTTGGGTTTCCGATGAATTCGACCGGGAAAGAAGCTTATTCTATGCATTTATCGCGATGCCTGGATTGATCGCGTTCTATATCAAAGCCCTGGTGCAAAAGCATTGGCTCGAGGATTTTCCGGTGAGTTTCTGGACCAGCATCGTGCTTCTGGTGATGGCCTTCAGCTGGGGCAATCTCCTCTGGCTCAATGCTGTATCCAGTCAGGAGAAAGCCCTTGTGAATGTCACGCTGAACGAGGGCGTTTATGCGATGACGCATCAACGCGGGGGCCTGGGTTGGCTTTATAAACCCCGCTGGTGATTCAAGGCACGGTATAGCAGGCATTCTGGGGCAGGTAGGCCCACATCTGACCGATGATTTCGACCAGATGCTTCAAACCCTCCTGATCCTTCGCTCCGATGATGCAGTAGCGCGTGCCGGAAGCGGCATTTTCTTCGAGCATATGCACATCACCCTGGGCTTTTTTGTATTCCAGATTCGACACGAATACCGGATCGGTCTGCCCCTCCTGACGGAAGAGCGCGACAAAACCATCGCCATCGGCCGTGACGTTCACCTTGATCTGATGGCGACTGCCGGCCGGTGCGGCCTTGGGACTGTCATCATAGACGATGATGGAGGCGCTGAATCCAGCGGCTCCACCCCTGACGTTCATGGTGGTCGGATCTTCGAGGTTCGGCTCCTTCACTCTCACAAAGAGGAACAGCGCCGCGGCGACTGCCAGAAAGCTGGACAAATAAATCCAGGGCTGTCTTTTTTTGGTCGAGCTTATCGAACGAACCTGGGCGCCTGCCTGCGTCCCGACTGGTGGGGTCTCTGAACCAGAAGCCAGCCGGGCCTCCAGCTTTCCCCAAACCCTGTCCGCTCCTGCCTGATCCTTCGGCTGTCCGGCCGCCTCATAACTGTCTTCGATCAGGCGGAGGAACGCTTCATCCTCCGGACTCATCGCCAAATCGGGATCGCTCCCGGAATGTTTGTCTTTGCTCATGTCATCGTCCTTCTCTGTCTGTCAGATCCCATCGAGTTCATCGAGCTTCTTGGCGAGGTCGTCCTTGAACTTTTGGCGCATTCGACTCAAGCGCGAGGTGATTGTACCCGTACTTTCACCCAAACGCTCGGCAATATCCCGAACAGAAAGCCCCTCCTTATAGAACAAACCAAAGCATTCGCCGCCTGGTTGACGGGCGACCTCTTCTATAAAACGCCCGGCGACCGCAATTACTGCACGCCGGTCGGTGTTTTGTTCCCAAAGAGCCCCTTCCAATTGCCCAATATCCTCGCCAACAGCCTCCGTCTTGCGGCTTTGCGCCTGGCGCACCTTGTCAATCGCAAGGTTGCGGGCCGTGATGGATAAAAAACCCTTAATTTTAAGGGGATCGATGCGATCCTTGGCCTGATGCAGACGCAAAAAAACTTCCTGAACCAGATCGTCGCGTTCCTCGTCGCTCAGACGAAAGGACCGCAGGACGAACTGGACAAGGCCAACATGGGCCTCATAAATCTCGCGAAAACTCATGGCTGATTTAGCCGGGGTCTGGTTCACTCTAACCTCACCACATAGTTCAGGTGTTCGCACCCGGGGGCCGACTCAGACCGACCAACCCCAATAATTACGGACGAAAAGGGCCACAAACCGCACGCCAAAGCCGGTGACTTCTGTCTCGATATGGGCCAAACCTCCGCTATTTTCCGCTGCCGACAGATCCATATGAATCCAAGGTATATCCTTGCCGACGAATTCTTTCAAAAACAAAGAGGCCTCAATATGATCGACACCACCACTTACACGGCACTGCTTGATATCCGCGATGTCGGACTTCAGGCATTCGGCGAAATCCACATCCATGGGAAAGGGCCAAACGCGTTCGCCCGATTCGCGTCCCGCGTTCATCAAAGCCGGTAGCAAATCCTGCCGGTTGGTGAAGACACCGGAATAGAGTGTGCTCAAAGCCCGGACACAGGCTCCGGTCAGCGTGGCGAAGTCGAGCAGGAGATCCGGTTTTTCCCCGGAGGCGATATGAAGGGTATCCGCCAGCAGCATCCGTCCCTCGGCATCGGTATCGATGATTTCAATGGTCTTGCCATTCATGGCGGTGATCACATCATTCTGCCGATAGGCGTGGGGTCCTATCGCATTTTCCGCAATCGCCAAAAACGCCGTGACGCGCACGGGCCATTTTTCTTTGGCCGCCAGGGCTACAAGGCTATAGGCCAGCGCCGAGCCCGCCATATCCCGATGCATGCCGTACATGCCCTGCGATGATTTTATATTGTGGCCTCCGGTATCAAAGGTCACACCCTTTCCCACCAGAACAAGATGCTTGAGACCTTTTTTTCCGTTGCCTTCATAGCTGAGCTTCACAATGCCGGCATCTTCATGCGCCGACCCTTGCGCCACCGCGACGAAGGCTCCCGCGCCCATGCTTTCCAGCTTTTTTTGCGAGATGAAGCTGTAGCCCAGTTCATTCTGCTCGGCGAGTTTTTTCAAACGCGCGGCATAGGTGGAAGGGGTCAGATCATTGCCGGCCTGCATCACAAGATGCCGAACCTGATTGTTCGCAGCGCCCGTGGCTTCCGCATGCTGCGTAACGCGACCCGCTTCATCCAGATTCACGTCAGGCGCAAATAAAAGGTCGAGCGTAAAGTCCCCTTCCTTTTTCTTCGCATCCTTCTGCGTATACTTGGGAAAATGAAATTGAAAGGCTTTCGCAGCTGCCGTCAGCGCATCGGCGGCTCGCAGGGCGTAAGGCATCGGCACCGCAGTCAGATCACCAAGAATCCGTTTGCAGCCATGTTCCTTCACGGCTTTTATGATTTGCCGCGCAAATCCCAGCCAGCGGAAGGTTTCCATCTCCTCGCCCGCGACGGCGACCACCCAACGCACGAGCGGGGTTCGATCAAAGCAAAGCACCGTGCCGCTTTCCGGCTTATGGGGTTCACGGGCAGCCAGCGCCTGGATGATGTCGCGATCCGCCTGGCCCATTTTTTCCGGGAAAAGAGGATCCCATTCCTTGGTGCCCGGCCTGGACCAAAGGATCCAAATCTGGGCGTCAAAGTTCGCGAGGGACGACTGTTCAATCTGATGGTGTACTTTCGACAGAGTCTTGGCCATGAATGCTCCTGGAGGCGCCTTTTCCGAGTCAGGGTTTCATCTTGTTCGATCCCTACGCATGTGCCAACCTTTTTCTCTGCGATCCCGCTGCTTTCCGTCCCTCATTCGGCTGGCCAAAGATGCCGACTTTTCCACGCGTCCTCTTCTGTGTAGAGTCAGCGTTCCCGCATGGTTTATACTCCCCTGTCCGTGCCAAACAGTGCCCAGAGGAATCTATGGAGCGCCCCATCCGTTCGTTAAAAGATGAATTGCATCAGCCCGCGCATCAGACGGAAATGCCTGATATGGGCTGTGCTTTGGATCAAAAAAGAAGCTGCTGCGATGGCATTGGCTACCGGCTGAAACCCATGGGATCTCTGACCCACGCGGAACTCTGCGCCTGCGTCCAAAACTGCCAGAGCTGTTTTGGAAAAAACCGGAAGATGGTCGACGGCCAGTCCAAACCCTGCCGCACGCCTTCACCCTCGCGCATCGTGAACTTCATCAATAGCGCCTGCCTGCCCGCTCGCTACAGTGCGGCCCGGCTCGATCAATTCAGCAACTTCACCGGCAACGGCCGCGAGGTCGTGAACCGTCTTTCGCAGTGGCATCGCGAATTTGATTCCGATCGTCCGCGCGGCCTGATCCTCGGCGGCCCGGTGGGCGTCGGCAAAACCTATCTGCTCTGTGCCCTGGCCAAGAACTTCGCGTTCAAGGGCCTCAGCGTTCGCTTCATCGACTTCTTCCAGCTCCTTTTGGAATTGAAGGCCGGTTATGCCCAGGATAAAAGCGATGCCAATCTTCTGAATGAGCTGATCGACGTCGATATCCTTTTCATTGATGAACTCGGCAAGGGCCGTAACAGCGACTGGGAGCTGTCCATCCTCGATCAGCTGGTGATGGGCCGCTACAATCGAAATCGAATCATCGTGGCTTCGACCAACTACGATCTGAAGCCCAGCACGCGCGTGAACTATTCCACCAACCTGGATGAACGCAAGCCCGGAAGTTTCGAACTCGATCGCTTTGAAAGCCTGGAGCAGCGTATCGGCGCGCGTATTTATTCGCGGCTTTTCGAGACCTCGGAATTCATCGAACTGACCGGCGAGGATTTCCGCAAACGCGCCCTCGATGAAAAACTGCAGAATATAAGGCCGCAGCCGGCCGGCCCCCGTCGAGGTCCGACATGAGCGCGCATTCCTGCGTTCTCAGCAACCTCGGCAATCCCTTGCTCAATGGTTTGGGCCTGGGGCTCAACGGGACCGAGGATGGGCAGGTGCGCCTTCAGACCGATATGTTTCCCTGCTGCGCCGGGGATGGTCGCGCCTGGGATCCCTCGCGTTCCGGGGTTCGCAGCTGTACCCTCCAGTCGCGTTTGACCCGCGTGCAAAGGCTCTATGCGCAGTATAGAAAAGTCTGGCCGCAGGCGACCCGCGTTCCGCATCAGGTGCCCGCGCCTTTTTCCAGTCTTATCCTGCAGGAAGTCGCGGCCGTTCTGAAAAGGGACAAGGCCAGCACGCAGATCGCGTTCACAGGCCAGAAAAATATGCCGTCGCTGGCCTGGAGCAAGGCCCTTTCCGCGCTTTGGCGTTTTGGTGTCGAAGCCCGCGTTCTGAACCTCATGAGAATGGATAACAAGGACCTCGCTCATTTCACCCGCGATCATGAAGGGCCCCTGGCTCTTTTCGTCGAGCAGATTGACAAGCTCTGGGATCCCATGCATGCCGAGGCCCTGGAGCATCTGGTGCAAAGGGCCTATAACGCCGATTCCTTCCTTTGGCTGGAATTCATGCAGGAACAGGCCGCCGAGCCTGAAAACATGGATGATGGGAGCGTACGTTCCGAGATCTCCCGCCGCATCAACCGCAAAAGGAAGAGTCAGCATCCTTTTGAATTGCTGAGTCGCGACTGCATTTCACGCCTTCAGAGCATGAGCGGGCAGTCGCTTAAATCACCCTCGGGAGCTTCATGATGGAATGGTACCGTTCAATCCTCGCGTTTCATGTCATCGCCATCATCAGTTGGATGGCGGGCATACTCTATCTTTACCGGCTGCTGGTCTACTGCGCGGAACGCCGTCATGAGCACCCGAAAGTCGAAGACCTTCTGAAAACCATGACCCGGCGTCTCTGGAAGGCCATCACGCTGCCGGCGATGATAGCCTCGTGGATCGCGGGACTCGCCATGCTCCATCTGAACCCCGGACTTTTCAAACTGCCCTGGTTTCATGTGAAGTTCGCCTCGGTCATCCTTATGACCGTCAGTACGCTTTATGCGGGAAAACAGGTGGGCGTTGCGCAGCGCGGCGAAGCCATGCCGCGCGGTGTGTTCTTTCGTGTGATGAATGAAGTGCCGACGCTGCTCATGATCGTCATCGTGATCATGGTGATCGTCAGGCCCTGGCAGTAATCATATCCCGGACGGTTTGCAGCAGCTCTTCGGATGAGAGCTTGGCCAGGCAGCGGCCGAGCTTTTCCTCTTCCAGCTCCTTGAAAAGGACCTCATTGCTCATCGAGGTATGGAAGAGGAAGGGCAGTTTCGATTCAGGCTTTTCACCCTTATAGCGTCGCACCATTTCAATGCCGTTGATGAAGGGCATTTCGATATCCACGATGCCCAGGTCGAAGCGGTCATCATCCAAAAGCAGCCGCAGCCCGTCCTGGCCGTGATGAGCTTCCACCACCTCGGCCCCTTGATTGCGGAGCGCCTGCGAGGCCATTTTCCGAAAGAAGATGGAATCTTCCACCAGGATGATACGCTTGCCCTGCAGGCTTTGTCCGGTCTGCGAGCGGGTTTCCACCTGATGCAGTCCCGAGCTGATCAGAATGTGCTCGACATTGATCATATAGCGGAATCCCTGCTCATCCCGCAGCATGCCCTGGACCAGATCATCATTCAATCCGGGCAGATCAATCGGCGGCTGCAGGTCGATATTTTGCCAGCGCTCGATCTTCTTGGTGCGATCGACCAGAAAACCTACAAGGTGCCCCATGATGCTGCAGACGATAATGCGTTCCAGGTTGCTATGAACGCTCCCATCGGGACTACAGAGGGACGGCGGCAGCTTCTGCTGAGTCAAAAGCATGCGAAGGTCCACAACCGGAATGGGAATGCCGTTATCATCATAAAGGCCCGAGATCACGCCCAGCGGATCCAGAAATGGCGTCAGAGGTTTATAGGCGAAGACCTTGGCGACTTTTTGCACGTTGATAAAGAAGCGCAGATCCCGGCCCTGTGATTTCACGTGAAAAGGCAGGATGACCAGTGAGGCTTCAAGCTTGTTTTCCTGGGTCTGCATCACAGCGCCTCCTGCGGACGAACCTGAATCATGCTTTGATCCAGGATCAAAATCGGCTGATCACCCACATTCACGGTATAGCCGGCTTCCGCTTCCATGGGCTCCAAAAGCACCTTGCTCACCTGGCTCACGCAGAGGCAGAAGGGTTGATTCTCATCAAATTCCATAATAATCAGTCGATCAGCGGCTTCACAGCATTTGCTGCCGCGCAGGGCCGGTGCCACAACCGGCAGTATGCGGCCTCGAATGTTCACGATCCCCATTTGCTCTTCAGGAGCCACGGGATAGGGATTGATGGGCTGCATTTCGACGACTTCGCGCACATGCTGAATGCTGATCGCATAGCGGCCGCCGCCATAGGAAAAACTGACAAAGGGATGCCGTTCCAGGGTCTGCTGAGCCTGTCCGAGTTTATCCCTTTTCTGGGCCGCGAAGATTTCATGCAGCGTCCGCATGTTTTTTGCCTCCCGCAACCTGTCCCTGCAGATTGATGCGTTTTTCAAAGAGTCGAACCAGCGAAATCACAAACACGGGCTCACCCGTGGGAAGGATGGAAACGCCGGTCACGAAAGGGGATTGCCAGGCATTGTCCGGCACGGATTTGACAGCGATTTCACTGTTGCTCAAAGCCTCTTCCGCAAATAGAGCCACCAGCCCATGAAGCGTCTTCACCAAAAAGACAGGCACTCTTTGCTT includes:
- a CDS encoding response regulator; translated protein: MQRLLLIDDDPVFARIAAQASEAFGFTVQCIGSLQKLKHSALSDYDGYLIDYDLMDGTGEEVIQFLKSQQIDRPLAMISSTDLEEQKFETQEHYHYIFISKWQSTDDFMKKVKDLMGESVSENVS
- a CDS encoding sigma-70 family RNA polymerase sigma factor; protein product: MNQTPAKSAMSFREIYEAHVGLVQFVLRSFRLSDEERDDLVQEVFLRLHQAKDRIDPLKIKGFLSITARNLAIDKVRQAQSRKTEAVGEDIGQLEGALWEQNTDRRAVIAVAGRFIEEVARQPGGECFGLFYKEGLSVRDIAERLGESTGTITSRLSRMRQKFKDDLAKKLDELDGI
- a CDS encoding chemotaxis protein CheV, with product MQTQENKLEASLVILPFHVKSQGRDLRFFINVQKVAKVFAYKPLTPFLDPLGVISGLYDDNGIPIPVVDLRMLLTQQKLPPSLCSPDGSVHSNLERIIVCSIMGHLVGFLVDRTKKIERWQNIDLQPPIDLPGLNDDLVQGMLRDEQGFRYMINVEHILISSGLHQVETRSQTGQSLQGKRIILVEDSIFFRKMASQALRNQGAEVVEAHHGQDGLRLLLDDDRFDLGIVDIEMPFINGIEMVRRYKGEKPESKLPFLFHTSMSNEVLFKELEEEKLGRCLAKLSSEELLQTVRDMITARA
- a CDS encoding response regulator, with amino-acid sequence MKPLEKAAAGKALQQKSDRARIVLIDDDPVYGAVIRRWAELEKVNLDVYNSLDDLGFLGLLSKYDVVIVDYDLGELNGKDVADYMATLFNNKPMVMISLVDRSTEIMNCPSCVKAFMKKSAGYEKILNTALKLGLDKKSAY
- a CDS encoding CopD family protein — protein: MMEWYRSILAFHVIAIISWMAGILYLYRLLVYCAERRHEHPKVEDLLKTMTRRLWKAITLPAMIASWIAGLAMLHLNPGLFKLPWFHVKFASVILMTVSTLYAGKQVGVAQRGEAMPRGVFFRVMNEVPTLLMIVIVIMVIVRPWQ
- a CDS encoding chemotaxis protein CheW, producing MRTLHEIFAAQKRDKLGQAQQTLERHPFVSFSYGGGRYAISIQHVREVVEMQPINPYPVAPEEQMGIVNIRGRILPVVAPALRGSKCCEAADRLIIMEFDENQPFCLCVSQVSKVLLEPMEAEAGYTVNVGDQPILILDQSMIQVRPQEAL
- a CDS encoding ATP-binding protein, producing the protein MERPIRSLKDELHQPAHQTEMPDMGCALDQKRSCCDGIGYRLKPMGSLTHAELCACVQNCQSCFGKNRKMVDGQSKPCRTPSPSRIVNFINSACLPARYSAARLDQFSNFTGNGREVVNRLSQWHREFDSDRPRGLILGGPVGVGKTYLLCALAKNFAFKGLSVRFIDFFQLLLELKAGYAQDKSDANLLNELIDVDILFIDELGKGRNSDWELSILDQLVMGRYNRNRIIVASTNYDLKPSTRVNYSTNLDERKPGSFELDRFESLEQRIGARIYSRLFETSEFIELTGEDFRKRALDEKLQNIRPQPAGPRRGPT
- a CDS encoding Hpt domain-containing protein yields the protein MMNANDEKDEPVDPGSQSILNEDLLAQYREMDARMSKDRMLPRLFQVFEKNFPEYIAKLIEGLETQNPEQVNHFVHKMLGMSHNIGALRLSQILLHWEQTSLENKMRIDTHALDQIRNEFKIAESALEQYLEEWEH
- a CDS encoding leucyl aminopeptidase family protein, which translates into the protein MAKTLSKVHHQIEQSSLANFDAQIWILWSRPGTKEWDPLFPEKMGQADRDIIQALAAREPHKPESGTVLCFDRTPLVRWVVAVAGEEMETFRWLGFARQIIKAVKEHGCKRILGDLTAVPMPYALRAADALTAAAKAFQFHFPKYTQKDAKKKEGDFTLDLLFAPDVNLDEAGRVTQHAEATGAANNQVRHLVMQAGNDLTPSTYAARLKKLAEQNELGYSFISQKKLESMGAGAFVAVAQGSAHEDAGIVKLSYEGNGKKGLKHLVLVGKGVTFDTGGHNIKSSQGMYGMHRDMAGSALAYSLVALAAKEKWPVRVTAFLAIAENAIGPHAYRQNDVITAMNGKTIEIIDTDAEGRMLLADTLHIASGEKPDLLLDFATLTGACVRALSTLYSGVFTNRQDLLPALMNAGRESGERVWPFPMDVDFAECLKSDIADIKQCRVSGGVDHIEASLFLKEFVGKDIPWIHMDLSAAENSGGLAHIETEVTGFGVRFVALFVRNYWGWSV